The sequence below is a genomic window from Archangium lipolyticum.
TGAACGTGGGCGGCTGCACGGGCGCCTTCATCGCCGAATCGGGCCTGGTCATCACCAACCACCACTGTGCCTTCTCCATCATCCAGGAGCACAGCACGCCGCAGCGCGACCTCCTCACCCAGGGCTTCCTGGCGAAGGGCCGCGAGGAGGAGCTCCCGGGCAAGGGAGCGCGCGTGCAGGTGCCGCGCAGCTTCACGGACGTGACGAAGGAGATGCTGGCGGCGGTCCCGGAGGGCGCGGACGACCTGACGCGGCAGAAGTCGCTGGAGCGCAAGGACAAGGAGCTGGTCGCCGCGTGCGAGAAGCGCCCGGCCACGCGCTGCAGGGTGGCCAGCTTCGACGGCGGGCTGCAGTACGTGCTGATCGACTCGGTGGAGCTGGCGGACGTGCGGCTGGTGTACGCGCCGCCGCGCGCGGTGGGCGAGTATGGCGGAGAGGTGGACAACTGGATGTGGCCGCGCCACACGGGTGACTTCGCCATCATCCGCGCGTACGTGGCGCCGGACGGCTCGGCGGCGCAGTACAGCGCCCAGAACGTGCCCTACAAGGCGGAGTTCTTCTTCCCGCTGGCCACCCAGGGCGTGAAGCCGGACGACTTCGTGATGGTGCTGGGCTACCCCGGCACCACCTTCCGCGCGCTGCTGGCGGACGACATGGCCGAGCGCCAGGCGCGCTTCTACCCGCGCGTCATCGACGTGTACGGCGAGCTCATCCGCATCCTCGAGGAGGAGGGCGCGAAGGACGCCGCGGGGAAGATCGCCGTGGCCTCCAACCTCAAGAGCCTGCACAACCGCTACAAGAACGCGGGCGGACAGCTCGCGGGCCTCAAGCGCGGGCACCTGGTGGAGAAGCAGCGCGCGGCCGAGGCGGCGGTGGTGGCGTGGGCGGAGAAGCGCAAGGAGTCCGCGGGCGCGTTGAAGGCGCGCACGGAGCTGCTGGCGCTGCAGGCCGAGAAGGCGAAGACGTTCGAGCGCGAGTTCCTGCTCGACGTGCTGAAGGGCTCGGCGAAGGGGCCGGCGCTGGCGGTGTCGCTGGCGCGGCTGGCGCAGGAGCGGGCGAAGCCGGACCTGGAGCGCGAGCCCGAGTTCATGGACCGTGAGCTGCCGCGGCTGAAGGACAGGCTGGAGCGCGAGCAGAAGAACTTCTTCGCGCCGGCGGACAAGCGGATGTTCCTCGCGCTGGTGCGGCGGGCACAGGCGCTCGGCGAGAGCGAGCGCATCGCGGCGGT
It includes:
- a CDS encoding S46 family peptidase; translated protein: MKKTLLLLSLVAAPALAGEGKWTPQQVLELDPAWLKAQGLQVPPKRLWDPKRGTGLLAGAVNVGGCTGAFIAESGLVITNHHCAFSIIQEHSTPQRDLLTQGFLAKGREEELPGKGARVQVPRSFTDVTKEMLAAVPEGADDLTRQKSLERKDKELVAACEKRPATRCRVASFDGGLQYVLIDSVELADVRLVYAPPRAVGEYGGEVDNWMWPRHTGDFAIIRAYVAPDGSAAQYSAQNVPYKAEFFFPLATQGVKPDDFVMVLGYPGTTFRALLADDMAERQARFYPRVIDVYGELIRILEEEGAKDAAGKIAVASNLKSLHNRYKNAGGQLAGLKRGHLVEKQRAAEAAVVAWAEKRKESAGALKARTELLALQAEKAKTFEREFLLDVLKGSAKGPALAVSLARLAQERAKPDLEREPEFMDRELPRLKDRLEREQKNFFAPADKRMFLALVRRAQALGESERIAAVDKLFGRTYAEKEVAAKIDALYAASKVMDLAERQKMSGETEAQLRARKDPLLDFGFDLAAEVAALDELRDRRAGASARLLPEWRRAVLAHAGKPVAPDANSTLRVTFAKVKGYAPRDGAFYTPQTTLAGVMEKHTGEEPFDVPDKVAAAAEAKRYGPWVDARLKDVPVNFLADADTTGGNSGSPTVNGKGQLVGVNFDRVWENVSNDFGYNPDVARNVNVDVRYVLWLLDQVEDADALLRELGIRKGPKAQERR